Proteins encoded within one genomic window of Diceros bicornis minor isolate mBicDic1 chromosome X, mDicBic1.mat.cur, whole genome shotgun sequence:
- the LOC131400603 gene encoding olfactory receptor 10A4-like: MVSTEEKNMTQISEFMLLGFGDLHGLQFLLFGVFLAIYVMTLMSNIVILTVVSADHSLHTPMYFFLGHFSFLEIGYTTTIEPMMLRTLLSAHVPISFPGCACQFYFFAALVATECFFLAVMSYDRCIAICNPLRYSSIMDHCGCLQLAGASWVAGFLAPILLMVLIFQLTFCAANEVDHFFCDLKPIMKLACTDTQIAEMTSFICTSLFALSPFLLNLASYTRIISTILRIPSITGKQKAFSTCSSHLTVVCLYYGTLGIVYGFPSGPQHEDLLKLLSLLYTVLTPALNPIIYTLRNKDVKVALRKLVQ; the protein is encoded by the coding sequence ATGGTCAgcactgaagaaaaaaatatgactcAAATTTCAGAATTTATGCTTTTGGGTTTTGGGGATCTCCATGgccttcagtttcttctttttgggGTATTTCTGGCCATCTATGTGATGACTCTCATGAGCAACATTGTAATCCTAACTGTGGTGTCAGCTGATCACTCTCTTCACACTCCCATGTATTTCTTTCTTGGCCACTTCTCCTTCCTAGAGATTGGCTATACCACCACCATTGAGCCCATGATGCTGAGGACGTTGCTATCAGCTCATGTGCCTATTTCTTtcccaggctgtgcctgccagttttatttttttgctgcccTGGTAGCTACAGAATGCTTCTTCCTGGCTGTAATGTCTTATGATCGCTGCATAGCCATCTGTAACCCATTACGTTACTCCAGCATCATGGACCACTGTGGTTGCTTACAGCTAGCTGGTGCCTCTTGGGTGGCTGGATTTCTGGCACCCATTCTTCTCATGGTCCTCATTTTTCAGTTAACATTCTGTGCTGCAAATGAGGTTGACCACTTCTTTTGTGATTTGAAGCCCATCATGAAACTGGCCTGCACTGATACTCAAATAGCTGAGATGACCTCTTTCATATGTACCTCTTTATTTGCCCTCAGCCCCTTCCTGCTAAATCTGGCTTCTTATACTCGCATCATCTCCACCATTCTGAGGATTCCTTCTATCACAGGGAAGCAgaaggccttctccacctgttCCTCCCATCTGACAGTGGTCTGTCTATATTATGGGACACTGGGCATTGTCTATGGCTTCCCTTCAGGGCCTCAGCATGAAGACTTACTGAAATTGCTTTCCCTTTTGTATACAGTGCTTACCCCTGCCCTCAACCCTATTATTTACACCCTAAGGAACAAGGATGTAAAGGTAGCTCTGAGAAAATTGGTGCAATGA